A genome region from Macrotis lagotis isolate mMagLag1 chromosome 4, bilby.v1.9.chrom.fasta, whole genome shotgun sequence includes the following:
- the LOC141522801 gene encoding olfactory receptor 11G2-like gives MSTVYRQVTFFDTYNSSKSITGFILLGFTYTGETQKLLFMILLTIYILTLLGNGSIICAVCWDKRIHTPMYILLANFSFVESCYVSTTVPNTLAYFFSENKVISFSGCFLQFYFFFTLGGIECFFLAIMAFDRYLAICRPLHYHIIMTRQLRTKMVVICWIIGFFWFLVPIIIISQLSFCGPRIIDHIVCDPFPILVLTCTPAPMIEFTCSFLSSMVLVVPFFFIIGTYTLILKAVLRIPSAEGRRKAFSTCGSHLIVVSFFYGSAMVAYMRPRSGNEADTQKVVTLFYSMVVPFLNPLIYSLRNKEMKNALRKVLGLGLESLCKRYSLRTS, from the coding sequence TTTACAGGCAAGTGACTTTCTTCGACACTTACAACAGCTCCAAAAGCATTACTGGATTCATCCTCCTAGGATTTACATACACTGGAGAAACTCAGAAACTTCTCTTCATGATACTCTTGACAATTTACATTCTGACCCTCTTAGGGAATGGATCTATCATTTGTGCTGTTTGCTGGGATAAGCGAATTCATACTCCCATGTATATACTCCTGGCTAACTTCTCCTTTGTGGAGAGCTGCTATGTCTCTACTACTGTCCCCAATACATTGGCCTACTTCTTCTCTGAGAACAAAGTCATCTCCTTCTCTGGATGTTTCCTccagttctatttcttctttactttaGGTGGAATAGAATGTTTTTTTCTGGCCATCATGGCATTTGATCGGTATCTTGCCATCTGTCGGCCTCTACACTACCACATCATCATGACAAGACAGCTCCGAACTAAAATGGTAGTCATCTGCTGGATAATTGGCTTCTTCTGGTTCCTTGTTCCCATTATTATCATCTCCCAGTTGTCCTTTTGTGGTCCCAGGATAATTGACCACATTGTATGTGACCCATTTCCAATTCTAGTACTCACCTGTACACCAGCACCTATGATTGAATTTACCTGTTCTTTCTTGAGTTCTATGGTTCTGGTTGTCCCCTTCTTCTTTATTATAGGGACCTATACTCTGATCCTGAAAGCTGTGTTGAGAATACCTTCTGCAGAAGGTAGAAGAAAGGCCTTCTCTACCTGTGGTTCCCATCTTATTGTAGTGTCCTTCTTCTATGGATCTGCAATGGTAGCCTATATGAGGCCAAGATCCGGTAATGAAGCAGACACCCAAAAGGTAGTGACATTGTTTTATTCCATGGTGGTCCCATTCTTGAACCCTCTCATCTATAGCCTTAGGAATAAGGAGATGAAGAATGCCCTAAGGAAAGTGCTAGGACTTGGTCTTGAAAGTCTTTGTAAAAGATATTCTTTGAGAACCAGCTAG